Proteins from a genomic interval of Flammeovirgaceae bacterium SG7u.111:
- a CDS encoding YafY family protein, protein MPEKEKPRLERLAEIMIQLQSKRLITAKEIAEKYKVSIRTVYRDIRTLENSGMPIVTEEGRGYSLINGYRLPPVMFTEEEANALITAEQLIIKNKDSSLEEQYRNAVLKIKTVLRSSQKDKMELLSQRVHIRDNEENEKTSSYLMAIQSAITAYKLVDLEYLSLQEEKTQRVIEPFALYSTQDNWLLIAFCQMRKEFRTFRLDRIVKISIQKEQFEPHKMNLQEYFEKCRENNWAPLTHP, encoded by the coding sequence ATGCCCGAAAAAGAAAAACCAAGGCTAGAGAGGTTAGCAGAAATTATGATCCAGCTGCAATCGAAGCGATTGATTACTGCCAAAGAAATAGCCGAAAAATACAAGGTAAGCATCCGAACGGTGTACCGAGATATCCGTACCTTGGAAAACTCTGGTATGCCAATAGTTACCGAAGAGGGGAGGGGGTATTCACTGATAAATGGCTACCGTTTGCCTCCCGTTATGTTCACCGAGGAGGAGGCAAATGCCCTTATCACTGCTGAACAGCTTATTATTAAGAACAAAGACTCTTCCTTGGAAGAGCAGTATAGAAATGCTGTTCTCAAAATAAAGACAGTATTGCGCTCTTCTCAAAAAGATAAAATGGAGTTGCTTTCCCAACGTGTACATATTCGGGATAATGAAGAGAACGAAAAAACAAGCAGCTACCTCATGGCTATCCAATCTGCCATCACTGCTTACAAATTAGTGGATTTGGAATACCTTTCCCTCCAAGAAGAAAAGACTCAAAGAGTTATTGAACCTTTTGCCCTGTACAGCACCCAAGATAATTGGCTGCTCATCGCTTTTTGCCAAATGCGGAAAGAATTCCGAACCTTTAGGTTGGATAGAATAGTGAAGATTTCTATCCAAAAAGAACAGTTTGAGCCTCATAAAATGAACCTCCAAGAATACTTTGAGAAATGTAGGGAAAATAATTGGGCACCCCTGACACACCCTTGA
- a CDS encoding DUF4861 domain-containing protein, whose protein sequence is MRFLIQTLLLMAFGLGACQKGSDIILVEVQNPSKYERNEVVSVKAEALQKLLNGNSESGLVVKEKGGKDPLVIQWIDFDGESDELLFQASLAGNESKTYEISWEENVERPEPKLTTYSRFVPERTDDYTWENDKVAFRTYGPVAQQMIEEKVPGGTLSSGIDLWLKRVDYSIIDDWYAKNTKEVGYYHIDHGEGYDPYHVGKSRGTGGIGIWENDTLLTSKNFTAYRRIASGPLRTVFELDYAPWSEFGVKETKRISLDLGSNFSKFEISLSSEQPVPNYTIGITLHKQEGEVSINEGEGVFSHWEEIDSAFVGEGIVIDPTVVKKGFDFRTDTPDQSQLLVVTDSAQQKLTYYAGFVWTKSGQASNQSEWLEILKKQADLVANPVVVQVN, encoded by the coding sequence ATGAGATTTTTGATCCAAACATTATTGTTAATGGCCTTCGGGTTGGGGGCTTGCCAAAAAGGAAGCGATATCATTTTAGTAGAGGTACAAAACCCTTCTAAGTATGAAAGAAATGAAGTAGTATCTGTAAAAGCGGAGGCTCTCCAAAAACTGCTAAATGGCAATAGTGAGTCGGGGCTCGTGGTAAAAGAGAAAGGTGGAAAAGATCCTTTGGTCATCCAATGGATTGATTTTGATGGAGAGTCTGACGAATTGTTGTTTCAAGCTAGTTTGGCAGGAAATGAAAGCAAAACGTATGAGATAAGCTGGGAGGAAAACGTTGAGCGCCCTGAGCCTAAGTTAACCACCTATTCCCGTTTTGTACCTGAGCGTACGGACGATTATACTTGGGAAAATGACAAGGTAGCATTTCGTACATATGGACCTGTAGCCCAACAGATGATTGAGGAAAAAGTGCCTGGAGGTACGCTTTCTAGTGGTATCGACCTTTGGCTCAAAAGAGTGGATTATTCCATTATAGACGATTGGTATGCTAAAAACACCAAAGAGGTTGGCTACTACCATATTGATCATGGCGAAGGTTATGACCCTTACCATGTAGGTAAAAGTAGGGGGACTGGTGGAATAGGCATTTGGGAAAATGATACCTTGCTGACTTCCAAAAACTTTACAGCTTATAGAAGAATAGCATCTGGACCACTCAGAACAGTATTTGAGCTTGACTATGCACCTTGGAGTGAGTTTGGTGTGAAAGAAACCAAAAGGATTAGCCTCGATTTGGGGTCTAATTTTTCAAAGTTTGAGATCAGTCTCTCTTCAGAGCAGCCTGTCCCCAATTATACCATCGGTATCACTTTGCATAAGCAAGAAGGGGAGGTTAGTATTAATGAAGGCGAAGGGGTTTTCAGCCACTGGGAAGAGATAGATAGCGCTTTTGTAGGTGAAGGCATTGTAATTGACCCAACTGTGGTTAAGAAAGGATTTGATTTCCGTACGGATACTCCAGACCAAAGCCAATTGTTGGTAGTTACCGATTCTGCACAGCAAAAGCTGACCTACTATGCTGGTTTTGTTTGGACGAAAAGCGGGCAAGCGAGTAATCAAAGTGAGTGGTTGGAAATATTGAAAAAGCAGGCCGATTTAGTAGCAAATCCAGTAGTGGTTCAAGTCAACTAA
- a CDS encoding sugar porter family MFS transporter has protein sequence MKKKMFLAALVASLGGLLFGFDTAVISGAEQSIKVVYGLDGFWHGFTNSIALIATIIGALFSGMLGDKYGRRDTLIVLALFYAVSALGSGLAGSWHAFLFYRFLGGLAVGASSVLGPMYISEIAPAKLRGRLVAMFQFNIVFGILVAFFSNYLINSIVEHEPWRWMLGVETIPAILFFSFLFLIPRSPRWLMKRGRQEEAKQVLFNLNTDHVEEIFTEISNSLQTEVKGVKEKLFTRKFSFPIMLAILLATFNQFSGINAIMYYAPRIFEMTGLAKDTALLQVVIIGLTNMVFTIIAMTVIDKFGRKSLMKIGTIGMIVCLGMTSITFYQESFTGYAVLIYLVGFIAFFAFSQGAVIWVFLAEVFPNSVRAKGQALGSLTHWVWAALLTWTFPMVAEMGRGGFYAFTFFTIAMVGQLIFVLRVMPETKGKSLEELEKSLVKSDK, from the coding sequence ATGAAAAAGAAAATGTTTTTGGCCGCATTAGTGGCTTCACTCGGAGGGTTGCTATTTGGGTTTGATACAGCCGTAATTTCTGGTGCAGAGCAATCGATCAAGGTTGTTTATGGATTGGATGGTTTTTGGCATGGTTTCACCAATTCCATTGCACTTATTGCCACTATTATCGGAGCCTTGTTCTCAGGAATGTTGGGCGATAAATATGGAAGAAGGGATACGTTGATTGTATTGGCTTTATTTTATGCTGTTTCAGCTTTAGGAAGCGGCTTGGCAGGTTCGTGGCACGCTTTTTTGTTTTACCGCTTCTTAGGTGGTTTGGCAGTGGGCGCATCGTCGGTGTTAGGCCCTATGTACATTTCGGAAATAGCTCCGGCAAAGCTGAGGGGAAGGTTAGTGGCTATGTTCCAGTTTAATATCGTGTTCGGAATTCTTGTGGCTTTTTTCTCTAACTACCTCATTAATTCAATTGTTGAACATGAGCCTTGGCGTTGGATGCTGGGAGTGGAAACCATTCCCGCCATCTTGTTCTTCAGCTTCCTATTTTTGATCCCGAGAAGCCCGAGGTGGTTGATGAAGCGCGGTCGACAAGAAGAGGCTAAGCAGGTGCTTTTCAATTTGAATACTGACCATGTGGAGGAAATTTTCACCGAAATAAGCAATAGTTTACAAACTGAAGTGAAGGGAGTGAAGGAGAAATTGTTCACACGTAAATTCTCTTTTCCTATCATGTTGGCTATTTTGCTTGCCACATTCAACCAGTTTTCGGGGATTAACGCCATCATGTATTATGCCCCTCGTATATTTGAAATGACTGGTTTGGCAAAAGATACTGCCTTGCTCCAAGTAGTGATCATTGGGCTTACCAACATGGTATTTACCATTATTGCAATGACAGTGATAGATAAGTTTGGGCGGAAATCGCTAATGAAAATTGGGACAATAGGGATGATTGTATGCCTAGGGATGACCTCCATTACTTTTTACCAAGAAAGCTTTACTGGCTATGCGGTTTTGATCTATCTGGTCGGGTTTATTGCCTTTTTTGCTTTCTCCCAAGGAGCTGTTATTTGGGTGTTTTTGGCAGAAGTTTTCCCCAACTCGGTACGTGCAAAGGGACAAGCATTGGGCAGCCTAACTCACTGGGTATGGGCGGCATTGCTTACTTGGACGTTCCCAATGGTAGCAGAGATGGGGCGAGGAGGTTTTTATGCCTTCACCTTTTTTACTATAGCGATGGTAGGGCAGCTGATTTTTGTGCTCAGGGTTATGCCAGAGACAAAGGGTAAGTCGCTTGAAGAACTTGAAAAGAGCCTTGTCAAAAGTGATAAATAG
- a CDS encoding glycoside hydrolase family 88 protein encodes MRIKSSFFIGFMCLSIWSCGVKENEAETEKARTVEESLVYCEAQASKTLELLPDSQYLPRNVAANETDWKLVKYKDWTSGFWPGTLWYLYEYTGDEKWKQAADKYSRYLTPLSVTPAADHDLGFQVFCSFGNGYRLTKNAEYKDIILKTSDTLATLFNPTVGTILSWPVMVEKMGWPHNTIVDNMINLEMLFWASKNGGDSSLYNLAVSHAETTMENHFREDNSVYHVIVYDTLTGEKIKGVTHQGYADETMWARGQAWAIYGYTMTYRETKDPKFLDFAHKVSRVYLDRLPEDLIPFWDFDAPGIPNAPKDASAAAVVASALIELAGYTEDAALAGEYLTKAKKMIATLSTDEYQSKDKNTSFLLHSTGHHPKGSEIDASIIYADYYYVEALVRLKKLAEGKSIL; translated from the coding sequence ATGCGGATAAAATCAAGTTTTTTCATTGGGTTTATGTGTCTGTCCATTTGGAGCTGTGGAGTGAAAGAAAATGAAGCAGAAACCGAGAAGGCACGCACAGTGGAAGAGAGCCTAGTTTATTGTGAGGCGCAAGCATCGAAAACATTAGAGTTATTACCTGATAGCCAATATTTACCACGGAATGTTGCAGCAAATGAAACAGATTGGAAGCTGGTAAAATATAAAGATTGGACAAGCGGCTTCTGGCCGGGGACATTGTGGTACTTGTACGAATACACTGGAGATGAAAAATGGAAACAAGCAGCAGATAAATATAGCCGCTACCTTACTCCCTTGTCAGTAACTCCAGCTGCCGACCACGATTTAGGGTTTCAAGTTTTTTGCAGTTTTGGAAATGGCTACCGCCTTACGAAAAATGCAGAATACAAAGATATCATCCTTAAAACATCTGATACCTTGGCTACTTTGTTCAACCCAACGGTAGGCACTATTCTCTCTTGGCCTGTAATGGTGGAAAAGATGGGCTGGCCTCATAATACCATTGTAGATAACATGATCAATTTGGAAATGCTCTTTTGGGCTTCTAAAAATGGGGGCGATTCTTCTTTGTACAATTTGGCGGTAAGTCATGCCGAAACTACCATGGAAAACCATTTTAGGGAAGACAATTCGGTCTATCATGTAATTGTTTACGATACGCTCACAGGGGAAAAAATAAAAGGTGTTACCCACCAAGGCTATGCAGATGAGACTATGTGGGCAAGGGGTCAAGCATGGGCTATTTATGGCTATACAATGACGTATAGAGAAACAAAAGACCCTAAGTTCTTGGATTTTGCCCATAAAGTGAGTCGTGTATATCTCGATCGCTTGCCAGAAGATCTGATTCCTTTCTGGGATTTTGATGCGCCAGGTATCCCTAATGCACCAAAAGATGCTTCCGCTGCGGCAGTTGTGGCCTCGGCGCTTATCGAACTAGCGGGGTACACAGAAGATGCTGCCTTGGCTGGCGAATACCTGACCAAAGCCAAGAAAATGATTGCTACCTTGTCAACCGATGAGTACCAAAGCAAAGATAAAAACACCTCATTCTTGCTACATTCTACAGGCCATCATCCAAAAGGTTCTGAAATAGATGCTTCTATTATTTATGCAGACTATTATTACGTAGAAGCATTGGTTCGCTTGAAAAAATTAGCAGAAGGAAAATCAATTTTGTAA
- a CDS encoding glycoside hydrolase family 95 protein — MKVKRTKKNGWAAMLVVLGIVFGCEKQPEVEQESQLKLWYDAPAANWNEALPIGNGRLGAMVFGIPAQENIQLNENTLWSGGPHRNDNPDAKEALAEIRQLLFEGNYMDAHKLANSNFISKTSHGMPYETVGNLRLEFDDHSDFSNYYRDLDIENAIAKTSYTVDGVDFQREVFTSFPDQVIVIRLTASENGKISFSAGMDRPAPSKVVVSTEGPDVLTMVGTSNDRKNKRLPKDAVPTKGRVKFQSRLKVVPEGGSLTSTDSTLRVIGANSVMLYVSIATNFVNYQDVSADPQQRVSDYIAKAEKKSYQQLLSDHSAFYRNYFDRVSLDLGSTDSIKNPTDIRIKQFAQGNDPALTALYFQFGRYLLISSSQPGGQPSNLQGIWCNQLDPPWKSAYTVNINTEMNYWPAEVTNLSEMHEPLIEMVKELSETGRKTAQDMYGADGWVTHHNTDLWRICGPVDGATWGMWPTGGLWLSQHVWEKYTFNGDLDYLRSVYPAMKGSAEFCLSFLTPEPENGWLVIAPSTSPENRPAHHPRMVNIAYGTTMDNQLVFDMLTKTAEAALLLKLDADLVQKIEETLSKLAPMQIGQHGQLQEWLEDWDDPEDKHRHVSHLYGLFPSNQISPYRNPELFEAAKNVLIYRGDPSTGWSMNWKINLWARLLDGNHAYKLMGDQIKLVGRPDSPKGGGTYANMLDAHPPFQIDGNFGFTSGITEMLLQSHDGAIHLLPALPSVWKEGKVTGLRARGGFEIEEMEWENGELVKAVITSNLGGKCRIRSYSELTLEGGGALQEASGKNDNPFFQTPKIKEPLISGKGKLKGVQIPFSALYDIDTTPGQRIVLVKK; from the coding sequence ATGAAAGTTAAGAGAACTAAAAAAAATGGCTGGGCTGCGATGCTTGTTGTGTTGGGTATCGTGTTTGGGTGTGAGAAACAACCTGAAGTTGAACAGGAAAGCCAGCTAAAACTTTGGTACGATGCCCCCGCAGCCAATTGGAACGAGGCTTTGCCCATTGGGAATGGCAGATTGGGTGCAATGGTGTTCGGTATTCCTGCTCAAGAAAATATTCAATTGAATGAAAACACCCTTTGGTCGGGCGGTCCTCACCGAAACGATAATCCTGATGCGAAAGAGGCTTTGGCTGAAATCCGACAGTTACTTTTTGAGGGAAATTATATGGATGCCCACAAGCTGGCAAATTCCAACTTTATCTCAAAAACATCGCATGGTATGCCTTACGAAACTGTGGGGAACTTAAGGCTTGAGTTTGACGATCACAGCGATTTTTCAAATTATTATCGTGATTTGGATATTGAAAATGCCATCGCCAAAACTTCTTATACGGTGGATGGCGTCGATTTCCAACGAGAGGTTTTTACCTCTTTTCCCGATCAGGTGATAGTTATCAGGCTTACTGCCAGTGAAAATGGTAAAATAAGCTTTTCAGCTGGAATGGATAGGCCAGCTCCATCGAAGGTTGTGGTTTCTACTGAAGGGCCTGATGTTTTAACAATGGTGGGCACGAGCAACGACAGAAAAAACAAAAGGCTACCCAAAGATGCAGTTCCTACAAAAGGCAGGGTGAAGTTCCAATCGAGGTTGAAAGTTGTGCCCGAAGGTGGTTCGTTGACCTCTACTGATAGCACATTGAGGGTAATAGGGGCGAACAGTGTCATGCTTTATGTTTCCATTGCTACTAATTTTGTCAATTATCAAGATGTCAGTGCCGATCCTCAGCAAAGAGTCAGTGACTACATTGCAAAAGCAGAAAAGAAAAGTTATCAGCAGTTGCTAAGCGACCATTCGGCTTTTTACCGCAACTATTTCGATAGGGTGAGTTTGGATTTGGGAAGTACCGATTCCATTAAAAATCCGACAGATATTCGTATCAAACAGTTTGCCCAAGGAAATGACCCTGCGTTGACAGCTTTGTACTTTCAGTTTGGAAGGTACTTGTTAATTAGCTCTTCGCAACCGGGCGGGCAGCCTTCCAATTTGCAGGGGATTTGGTGTAACCAGTTGGATCCGCCTTGGAAAAGTGCCTACACCGTCAATATCAATACAGAAATGAATTATTGGCCAGCAGAGGTGACGAATCTTTCCGAGATGCACGAACCACTCATCGAGATGGTGAAAGAGCTTTCGGAAACGGGTAGGAAAACGGCGCAAGATATGTACGGTGCAGATGGATGGGTAACGCATCACAATACTGATCTTTGGCGGATTTGTGGCCCTGTAGATGGGGCTACTTGGGGTATGTGGCCAACGGGTGGATTGTGGTTGAGCCAACATGTATGGGAAAAGTACACTTTTAATGGAGACTTGGATTATTTGCGCTCCGTGTACCCTGCTATGAAAGGCTCGGCAGAGTTTTGCCTTAGTTTTTTAACACCCGAGCCAGAGAATGGTTGGCTGGTTATTGCGCCTTCAACCTCTCCAGAAAACCGTCCTGCGCATCATCCGAGGATGGTGAATATTGCTTATGGGACTACTATGGACAACCAATTGGTGTTTGATATGCTGACCAAAACAGCGGAAGCAGCTTTGCTTTTAAAGTTGGATGCCGATTTGGTTCAAAAAATTGAAGAAACTCTTTCCAAGCTTGCTCCTATGCAGATTGGGCAACATGGACAACTTCAGGAATGGTTGGAAGATTGGGACGATCCAGAAGACAAGCATCGGCATGTTTCACATTTGTATGGGTTATTCCCTTCTAATCAAATTTCCCCGTACAGAAACCCTGAGCTTTTTGAAGCGGCTAAAAACGTGCTCATCTACCGAGGCGATCCTTCAACGGGTTGGTCCATGAACTGGAAAATAAACCTTTGGGCTCGGTTGCTTGATGGAAACCACGCCTATAAACTAATGGGCGACCAAATCAAACTAGTTGGACGACCTGATTCGCCGAAAGGCGGCGGAACGTATGCGAATATGTTGGATGCGCATCCTCCTTTCCAAATCGATGGGAACTTTGGATTTACCTCAGGGATAACAGAAATGCTTCTTCAGAGCCACGATGGCGCCATACATTTGCTTCCTGCTTTGCCCAGTGTTTGGAAAGAAGGGAAAGTAACTGGGCTACGTGCAAGAGGAGGTTTCGAGATAGAAGAAATGGAATGGGAAAACGGTGAATTGGTTAAAGCTGTGATTACATCAAATTTGGGTGGGAAATGTCGGATTCGTAGTTATTCTGAGCTAACTTTAGAAGGTGGGGGGGCTTTGCAAGAAGCTAGTGGAAAAAATGACAACCCATTCTTCCAAACTCCAAAAATAAAAGAGCCATTGATTTCTGGAAAAGGAAAATTAAAAGGGGTACAAATTCCTTTTAGTGCCTTATATGATATCGATACCACGCCAGGTCAACGTATTGTGTTGGTTAAAAAGTAA
- a CDS encoding arylsulfatase, which produces MKMKVNFFVLIIALLGSVNVLMAQSKKPNIIFIITDDQGMGDLACTGNPYIKTPNIDKFYSDAVRFTNYHVSTTCAPTRASVMSGRHSNRVNVYHTINGRSLLFDDEVILPQVLAQNGYTNAMYGKWHLGDNYPFRPEDRGFHEVVRHGGGGIGQGPDYWMNDYFDDTYWHNGELQKYEGYCTDVFFSEALDFIEENKDRPFFCYLSTNAPHAPYNLPKDYYDMYQGKEFDDLHPRLRRFYGMITNIDDNFKKLEEKLDELGLTENTILIFTTDNGTAAGRSTYNAGLKGGKGSQYDGGHRVPLFIRWPNGELTGGKDIDKLVAHYDLLPTFVDLLGLDFNEVKPLDGISLKPLLKEEDVEWKNRILYMDTQREQNLIKYRKYAVMDDDWRLVDGNKLYNITEDLGQEKDVIDDHPEVAARLAEGYERWWQSFIDEGVDQRYAYIKVGSPQENPSRISAHDMIVGRYTPAWHQNGAIEGAVSTGKWKIEFLQDGEYSITLRRFPRESGLPINATFPAQEKRLELDKTAPAGEKSDFTQALLYVANISKSMDIEEGQAEVTFKGNIPAGKYDMEAQLLDEDNRVHPAYYVYIEKL; this is translated from the coding sequence ATGAAAATGAAAGTCAATTTTTTTGTATTGATAATTGCTTTGTTGGGCAGTGTGAATGTGCTAATGGCGCAGTCGAAAAAGCCTAACATTATTTTTATCATAACCGATGACCAAGGAATGGGAGATCTTGCTTGCACAGGAAATCCATACATAAAAACACCTAACATAGATAAGTTTTATTCTGATGCGGTGCGGTTTACCAACTACCACGTTTCTACCACCTGCGCTCCCACTCGGGCTTCCGTCATGTCGGGGAGGCACAGCAATAGGGTGAACGTATACCATACCATTAATGGGCGTTCGCTCCTTTTTGACGACGAGGTAATTTTGCCTCAAGTGCTGGCACAAAATGGCTACACCAACGCCATGTATGGCAAATGGCATTTGGGTGATAATTATCCATTCCGTCCAGAAGATAGAGGGTTTCACGAGGTCGTTCGCCATGGCGGCGGAGGCATCGGGCAAGGGCCAGATTACTGGATGAACGACTATTTTGACGATACCTATTGGCACAATGGCGAATTGCAAAAATACGAGGGGTATTGCACGGATGTTTTCTTTTCCGAAGCACTGGATTTTATAGAAGAGAACAAGGATAGGCCATTTTTTTGCTACCTCTCCACCAATGCACCCCATGCGCCATATAACCTTCCCAAAGATTATTATGACATGTACCAAGGCAAAGAGTTTGACGATTTGCACCCAAGGTTGAGGAGATTCTACGGGATGATCACCAACATCGACGATAATTTTAAAAAGCTGGAAGAAAAACTGGACGAGCTTGGTTTGACAGAAAATACGATCCTGATTTTTACCACCGATAACGGTACTGCTGCTGGGCGAAGCACCTACAATGCAGGGCTAAAAGGCGGCAAGGGAAGCCAATACGATGGAGGTCATCGAGTACCATTGTTTATCCGCTGGCCTAATGGCGAGCTGACGGGAGGAAAAGACATTGATAAACTAGTGGCTCATTACGACTTGCTCCCAACATTTGTCGATTTGTTGGGACTTGATTTTAATGAGGTAAAGCCGTTGGACGGAATCAGTTTGAAACCATTGCTAAAGGAAGAAGATGTAGAGTGGAAAAACCGTATCTTGTACATGGATACGCAGCGTGAGCAAAACCTGATCAAGTATAGGAAATATGCGGTGATGGACGATGATTGGCGTTTGGTGGACGGAAATAAGCTTTACAACATCACCGAAGATTTGGGGCAGGAAAAAGATGTAATTGATGACCATCCTGAAGTGGCTGCACGTTTGGCAGAGGGCTACGAACGCTGGTGGCAATCGTTCATAGATGAAGGGGTAGACCAACGATATGCCTACATCAAGGTGGGGTCGCCACAGGAAAACCCAAGCAGAATTAGCGCACATGATATGATAGTAGGAAGGTACACGCCCGCTTGGCACCAAAACGGTGCAATTGAGGGAGCGGTTTCTACTGGCAAATGGAAAATTGAATTTCTACAAGATGGAGAATATTCGATTACCCTGAGGAGGTTTCCCAGAGAAAGCGGACTACCCATTAATGCAACTTTCCCAGCACAAGAAAAAAGGCTTGAATTAGACAAAACAGCTCCTGCCGGAGAAAAGAGTGATTTTACCCAAGCTCTTTTGTACGTGGCAAATATTTCCAAATCAATGGACATTGAAGAAGGGCAAGCCGAAGTCACTTTTAAAGGAAATATCCCTGCAGGAAAGTACGACATGGAAGCCCAACTGCTTGATGAGGACAATCGGGTTCACCCTGCTTACTATGTGTACATTGAAAAATTATAA
- a CDS encoding alpha/beta hydrolase encodes MNNLKKTIIEPLACVIFIVLVLLSPSLKAQTFAEQLSGIDRTEPFNLTYKEIDSVKLDLTFRYPADFNKSKKYPTIVFFFGGGWNGGTVKQFEPHAEYFASRGMITVLADYRVKSRHKTTPYESVADAKSAIRFLRKHAKALNVNPKKIVASGGSAGGHLAAACGNCPGLDEPGEDLKISSKANALVLFNPVFDNGPEGFQNERMGERWEEISPAHNIKKGVPPTIVFLGTKDHLIPVSIAENYYAKMEAAGGRCELFLYEGEGHGFFNKQKKEGVYFNKTVRETDLFLISLKYLKGEPKL; translated from the coding sequence ATGAACAACTTAAAGAAAACTATAATTGAACCCTTGGCTTGTGTTATTTTCATTGTCTTGGTACTTCTTTCACCAAGCTTGAAAGCCCAAACGTTTGCCGAGCAGCTGTCAGGTATCGATCGGACAGAGCCTTTCAACCTTACCTACAAAGAAATTGATAGTGTAAAACTGGACTTAACTTTTAGGTATCCGGCTGACTTTAACAAATCAAAAAAATACCCAACCATCGTCTTCTTTTTTGGCGGAGGATGGAACGGAGGAACGGTTAAGCAATTTGAGCCTCATGCGGAATATTTTGCCTCACGAGGGATGATTACCGTATTGGCAGATTACCGAGTGAAATCTCGGCATAAAACCACGCCTTACGAATCGGTTGCCGATGCCAAGTCGGCCATTCGTTTTTTGCGCAAGCATGCCAAGGCGTTGAATGTCAATCCTAAAAAAATTGTGGCTTCTGGCGGTTCGGCAGGAGGGCATTTGGCAGCGGCTTGTGGAAATTGTCCAGGGCTGGATGAACCAGGTGAAGATTTAAAAATAAGCTCAAAAGCAAATGCGCTGGTGTTGTTCAACCCCGTGTTCGATAATGGCCCTGAAGGTTTTCAAAATGAACGAATGGGTGAGCGATGGGAAGAAATCTCTCCAGCTCATAACATAAAAAAAGGTGTGCCGCCAACCATCGTTTTTTTGGGTACAAAAGATCATCTGATTCCAGTCTCTATTGCCGAAAATTACTATGCTAAGATGGAAGCTGCGGGCGGTCGCTGCGAGCTGTTTCTCTATGAAGGCGAAGGGCACGGATTTTTTAATAAACAGAAGAAAGAAGGGGTGTATTTCAACAAGACGGTTCGAGAAACCGACTTATTTCTTATTTCTTTAAAATACCTAAAAGGCGAGCCAAAATTATAA